CAAACTAGCAGACTTGGGCTGCTCTTCAGGACCCAATACTCTCTTGTTCGTTTCTGAAATCATGGACGTCGTTTATGAGCTTTGCCAACAACAGAACTGTAAACTGCCCGAACTTCAGGTGTTTCTGAATGACCTTCCAGGGAATGATTTCAATACTGTTTTCAAGTCACTGCCATTTTTCCACGACaagtttggaaaagaaaagggagactTGTATGGACAGCACTGTTTCATAACAGGAGTACCTGGTTCTTTCTATCATAGGCTCTTCCCAAGCAAGAGTTTGCATTTCTTTCATTCCTCTTACAGCCTACACTGGCTTTCTAAGGTTATATTACtgtctttttttcataattactaTCTCTAAGGTTAATAATGATTTATCCCAGTAACTGGAATGCCTAGTTAAGATGGCGAAATAtcaaagacaaacaaaaattggtagagaagaagagaaacaagatGTTTATAACCATTACTGAGTTAATATAAAACCTGAAACCTCGTTTATCACAGCTTAAAATAACTACAGAATCAAATACAgaatacatataaataatagCAATTGCTTGAATCAATACTATAGAATATTGTGCTGTTGCCTGTTGTGGTTTAAATTAGTCACGCGTGAGCATATACATGGCAAAGCCTGAccatatattttcatgatattagGTGCCAGAAGGTATATCAAATAACAAGGGGAACATATACATGGCAAAGGCAAGTCCTCCTAACGTATTTAAAGCTTACTTGGAGCAATTCCAGAAGGATTTCTCCTTGTTTCTACGCTTACGCTCAGAGGAAATAATACAAGGAGGACGTGTAGTTCTTACATTCCTCGGCAGGAGTATTGACGATCCAAGAAGCAAAGATTGCTGTCTTAGATGGGAGCTGCTAGCAAAGTCACTGCTAGACTTAGCAGCAAAGGttagtttattttcatttaaattaagcAAGTTGCTTGCCTTGTTGGTTAtggagattaattaatttaagtttcagGGACTTGTTGTAGAGGCCGATATCGATACCTTCAATCTGCCATACTATAATCCTTACGAAGGAGAAGTGAGGAAAATCATCGAAATGGAGGGATCGTTCGATATTGATAAGCTAGAAACTTTTGCTATTAACTGGGATGCTAATGATGATATCAGCAACAaagattttgtgtttgaaaagGACCAATGTGGACGAAATGTGGCAAATATTGTAAGAGCTGTTGCAGAACCGATGTTGGTTAGTCATTTTGGAGATGATATAATGGATGAATTGTTCAAGAGGTACGCAGAGTATGTAGGTGAACATCTGTGCGTGGAGAAGACAAAACACATAAACATAGTCCTCACAATGACAAAGAAGGAGTATATTCCAGTGTAGCAGATGATGAGCGAATAAATGCTTCTGAAGCAGAAATAAACTAATTATCTATGGAAGTAGTTTTGGCTCATTATGAATAAAAACAGTGTGCATGCAtgaaaattctctttttttaaataacatttttgttccagttttgtttattttttttattaaaaaaaaacttgcattcATCCGATTTCAATTCAAGACCAGAGCCTGAATAGAATAGAGTAGTTAGGTGGCTCGTGTTACAACACTGactcactttttattttaataaaaaaattataaaaatataaaacccaaAGCATAGGGTTCGGCTGTAACGTCAGACCCAAAATCGTTGAGTCTGACAATGCCAAACCCAGTTGAAACAAGGTTTATGATAATTGAGAGGCTTAACCTAATGAGATAGCCACCTCTGTTATTTATAGTATTAGGGAAGTACATGTGTTACGGTGTAGCATACTACACATGATAAGTCAATACattaataatacaatatttCCTAATCTAACACATTCCATAATACACCCCCTCAAGCTGAAGGTGGGTTATCCACATGAAGCTTGTAACGTAAAAGAGCAAATGTAAAGTAAGAGAGTGGTTTAGTGAGAACATCTGCTAATTGATCTTTGGAGGAGATGAAGCGAATCTTAATCTCCTTTTTGGCCACCCGATCACAAACAAAGTGATAATCAACTTCAACATGCTTTGTTCGAGCATGAAAAATTGGATTAGCAGACAGATAAGTAGCACCCAAATTATCGCATCAGATAGTAGTAACAGAACTAGGGGAAAAGCACAGATCTGTTAGAAGATAGCGTAACCAAAGAACCTCAGCAGTACCATCAGCCAATGCTTTATACTCTGCTTTAGTGGAGGAGCGaacaacagtgcgttgcttccCAGATTTCCATGAAATAGGTGTGGTgccaagaaaaacaatatatccACCAGTAGATTTTCGATCATCAACACTCCCCGCCCAATCGGCGTCAGTGAACCCATGAAGTGATAAAGAGGAGCCACAAGTAAGGTGGATGCCATAAGATGACATACCTTTCAAGTAGCGTAAAATACGTTTAACAGCAACCCAATGACTCTcagtaggagcatgcataaactggcAGGCTTTGTTAACAACATAATAAATGTCCAGTCTAGTAAACGTGAGATACTAAAGAgcaccaataaaatatttttatattttgatcaaaacatGAGCATAACATTTAAACGCAAACATCACAATAGAAGGTAGAAaaccaacatatatatattataagattTACAAGAAAACTTAAGACAACTAAAAACATTCAAAGCCAGCttaacttgaaattttataacTGGAAATGAAACACATTCG
This genomic stretch from Populus alba chromosome 19, ASM523922v2, whole genome shotgun sequence harbors:
- the LOC118056955 gene encoding probable methyltransferase TCM_000331 — protein: MVESVLCMNPGDGQTSYAKNSFLQKTVLSKARPILEDTIKDMFSTALPTCFKLADLGCSSGPNTLLFVSEIMDVVYELCQQQNCKLPELQVFLNDLPGNDFNTVFKSLPFFHDKFGKEKGDLYGQHCFITGVPGSFYHRLFPSKSLHFFHSSYSLHWLSKVPEGISNNKGNIYMAKASPPNVFKAYLEQFQKDFSLFLRLRSEEIIQGGRVVLTFLGRSIDDPRSKDCCLRWELLAKSLLDLAAKGLVVEADIDTFNLPYYNPYEGEVRKIIEMEGSFDIDKLETFAINWDANDDISNKDFVFEKDQCGRNVANIVRAVAEPMLVSHFGDDIMDELFKRYAEYVGEHLCVEKTKHINIVLTMTKKEYIPV